From a region of the Tateyamaria omphalii genome:
- the urtA gene encoding urea ABC transporter substrate-binding protein, with amino-acid sequence MPDETPKTNAAGLSRRQILAGGTALGAALFLPKDLRAADFPTAEINTTGLAVTDDTVTIGILHSVTGTMAISETGSVQAEKLAIEQINAQGGILGRKIEYIQEDGASDWPTFAEKARKLLVNDKVASVMGCWTSASRKAVLPVFEQHNGFLYYPTFYEGLEQSPNVIYTGQEATQQIIAGLDWVNQTKDAKTFYLLGSDYIWPRTSNKIARKHIENFMEGCKVVGEEYYPLGHTQFNSVINKIRLRKPDVIYAIVVGGSNVAFYKQLKAAGIDPTEESPIVLTISVTEDEIRGIGGENIEGAYACMKYFQSLENENNVKFVEEFKKMWGDDIVIGDVTQAAYLGPWLWKAAVEKAGSFDVDKVRAASPGIELTTAPEGYVKVHENHHLWSKTRVGKAQADGQYEVVFETAELVEPDPFPEGYQ; translated from the coding sequence ATGCCAGACGAGACACCCAAGACGAATGCCGCAGGTCTATCCCGGCGCCAGATCCTTGCCGGGGGCACGGCACTCGGCGCTGCCTTGTTCCTGCCGAAAGATCTGAGAGCCGCCGATTTTCCGACCGCCGAGATCAACACCACCGGCCTGGCCGTCACGGACGACACCGTGACCATCGGCATCCTGCACTCGGTCACTGGAACGATGGCGATTTCCGAGACAGGCTCCGTTCAGGCCGAAAAGCTGGCGATTGAGCAGATCAACGCGCAGGGCGGCATCCTGGGTCGCAAGATCGAGTACATCCAGGAAGACGGCGCTTCTGATTGGCCGACCTTTGCCGAGAAGGCGCGCAAGCTGCTTGTTAACGACAAGGTGGCGTCGGTCATGGGCTGCTGGACGTCGGCCAGCCGCAAAGCGGTTCTGCCGGTGTTCGAGCAGCATAACGGGTTTCTCTACTATCCGACCTTCTATGAGGGCCTCGAGCAGAGCCCCAACGTCATCTACACCGGCCAGGAGGCCACGCAACAGATCATTGCGGGCCTTGATTGGGTCAACCAGACCAAGGATGCCAAGACATTCTATCTGCTTGGGTCGGACTACATCTGGCCGCGCACGTCGAACAAGATCGCGCGCAAGCACATCGAAAACTTCATGGAAGGCTGCAAGGTCGTGGGTGAGGAATACTACCCGCTTGGCCACACGCAGTTCAACTCGGTCATCAACAAGATCCGCCTGCGCAAGCCGGATGTGATCTATGCCATCGTCGTGGGTGGCTCGAATGTGGCGTTCTACAAGCAATTGAAGGCGGCGGGCATTGATCCGACGGAGGAAAGCCCGATCGTGCTGACCATTTCGGTGACCGAGGATGAGATCCGCGGCATCGGCGGCGAGAACATCGAAGGCGCCTATGCCTGCATGAAGTACTTCCAGTCGCTTGAAAACGAGAACAACGTCAAGTTCGTGGAAGAATTCAAGAAGATGTGGGGCGATGACATCGTGATCGGCGATGTGACCCAGGCCGCCTATCTTGGTCCATGGCTTTGGAAAGCGGCAGTCGAGAAGGCCGGCAGCTTTGACGTGGACAAGGTGCGCGCGGCCTCACCGGGTATCGAGCTCACCACTGCACCCGAAGGCTACGTCAAGGTGCATGAAAACCACCACCTCTGGTCCAAGACCCGCGTCGGCAAGGCGCAGGCGGACGGACAATACGAGGTCGTATTCGAGACCGCAGAGCTTGTTGAGCCGGACCCGTTCCCGGAAGGCTACCAATAA
- the urtB gene encoding urea ABC transporter permease subunit UrtB codes for MFADYSWPELGAIFAMQGFAGLILFSVFVLMALGLAIIFGQMGVINMAHGEFMILGAYVTYLMSNLFADHVPALFGMYFFVAMFLAFIASGALGLLVEWAMIRHLYKRPLDTLLATWGLSLILQQVYRSVFGAREVGVSIPDWMMGSMPVTDLIEIPINGIFVMVLAVSISVGVYIMMFRSNWGKQVRAINQNRVMAGAVGINTEWTDRLTFGIGCGVAGVAGSAFTMIGSTGPTAGQLYIVDTFLVVVFGGAASLLGTIASAFSISQAQSIMEFFLSGSMAKVLTLLVVVGILMIRPQGLFAMKLRK; via the coding sequence ATGTTTGCCGACTATTCCTGGCCCGAACTTGGCGCGATCTTTGCCATGCAAGGCTTTGCTGGCCTGATCCTTTTCTCTGTGTTCGTGTTGATGGCGCTTGGTCTGGCGATCATCTTTGGTCAGATGGGCGTCATCAACATGGCGCACGGGGAGTTCATGATCCTTGGCGCCTATGTCACCTACCTGATGTCGAACCTGTTTGCCGACCATGTGCCGGCGCTGTTCGGCATGTACTTCTTTGTCGCTATGTTTCTGGCGTTCATCGCGTCCGGCGCGCTGGGGTTACTGGTCGAATGGGCCATGATCCGGCACCTCTACAAACGGCCACTTGATACGCTTTTGGCGACCTGGGGGCTGAGCCTTATTCTGCAGCAGGTCTATCGCAGTGTTTTTGGTGCGCGCGAGGTGGGCGTGTCCATTCCGGATTGGATGATGGGGTCCATGCCCGTGACGGACCTTATTGAAATACCCATCAATGGCATATTCGTGATGGTTTTGGCGGTCAGCATCTCGGTTGGCGTTTACATCATGATGTTCCGTTCGAACTGGGGCAAGCAGGTGCGCGCGATCAACCAGAACCGGGTGATGGCGGGCGCCGTTGGCATCAACACCGAATGGACCGACCGTTTGACGTTCGGCATCGGCTGCGGGGTCGCGGGTGTTGCGGGCTCGGCCTTTACAATGATCGGCTCGACCGGCCCCACGGCAGGGCAGCTGTACATTGTCGACACGTTCCTGGTGGTGGTCTTCGGTGGCGCCGCGTCGCTGCTGGGCACAATTGCCTCGGCATTCTCAATCTCTCAGGCGCAATCCATCATGGAGTTCTTCCTCTCCGGCTCGATGGCCAAGGTTCTGACGCTTCTGGTGGTCGTCGGCATCCTGATGATCCGCCCACAGGGTCTCTTTGCCATGAAACTGCGTAAGTAA
- the urtC gene encoding urea ABC transporter permease subunit UrtC, which yields MTRTSFMTRKELIGFLILAAVIFVLLPAVLDSFRLNLFGKYLTYAFVAVGLALCWGAGGILSLGQGVFFGLGGYCMAMFLKLEASTPENTSIQSTPGIPDFMDWNQLTELPVWWQPFYSLPLALLAVVAVPVAFAFIIGFAMFTRRVGGVYFAIITQAFAAILTILIIGQQGYTGGVNGITDLRTLLGWDIRTDEAKTTLYFVNGVLLFAVLLIAQYVRKSKLGRLLIAMRDQEDRVRFSGYNVANFKIFIFCLGAAFAGIGGAMFTLQVGFMSPTLVGIVPSIEMVIFCAVGGRLSILGAVYGALLVNWAKTSFSEAFPELWLLGLGGLFIAVVMFFPNGLAGLWSEKIEPQLEGLFRKSKPVEPAESAAPSSRAAAE from the coding sequence ATGACACGTACTTCCTTCATGACCCGCAAAGAGCTGATCGGTTTCCTGATCCTCGCGGCGGTGATCTTCGTGCTTTTGCCAGCGGTACTGGACAGTTTCCGCCTCAACCTCTTTGGCAAATACCTCACCTACGCCTTTGTCGCGGTTGGCCTTGCGCTGTGCTGGGGCGCGGGCGGCATCCTGAGCCTGGGGCAGGGCGTCTTTTTCGGCTTGGGCGGCTACTGCATGGCGATGTTTCTCAAGCTCGAAGCGTCGACGCCCGAGAATACGTCGATCCAGTCCACCCCCGGCATTCCCGACTTCATGGACTGGAACCAGCTGACGGAACTGCCTGTCTGGTGGCAGCCCTTCTATAGCCTGCCTCTGGCCCTGCTGGCGGTGGTTGCTGTGCCGGTGGCCTTCGCCTTCATCATCGGCTTTGCCATGTTCACCCGGCGTGTGGGTGGGGTGTACTTCGCGATCATCACCCAGGCCTTTGCCGCGATCCTTACAATCCTGATCATCGGGCAACAGGGCTATACCGGCGGCGTCAACGGCATCACGGACCTGCGCACGCTTCTGGGGTGGGATATCCGCACGGATGAAGCGAAGACGACGCTTTATTTCGTCAACGGCGTGCTGCTGTTCGCCGTTCTCTTGATCGCGCAATATGTACGAAAATCCAAACTTGGGCGGCTATTGATTGCTATGCGCGATCAAGAAGATCGCGTGCGCTTTTCGGGCTACAACGTCGCCAATTTCAAGATCTTCATCTTCTGTCTCGGGGCTGCCTTTGCCGGTATCGGCGGGGCGATGTTCACGCTGCAGGTGGGTTTCATGTCGCCCACACTGGTCGGCATCGTTCCTTCGATCGAGATGGTTATCTTTTGCGCCGTTGGCGGCAGGCTTTCGATCCTTGGAGCGGTTTATGGCGCGCTGTTGGTGAACTGGGCCAAAACTTCATTTTCGGAAGCGTTTCCAGAGCTTTGGCTGCTGGGTCTGGGCGGGTTGTTCATCGCGGTCGTGATGTTTTTTCCCAACGGGTTGGCCGGGCTGTGGTCCGAAAAGATCGAACCGCAGCTTGAGGGGCTTTTCCGCAAATCCAAACCGGTTGAACCCGCTGAAAGCGCTGCCCCGTCGTCCCGCGCCGCGGCAGAATAA
- the urtD gene encoding urea ABC transporter ATP-binding protein UrtD, producing the protein MSDRFILSVEELTVSFDGFKAVDALSFYVEPNECRVIIGPNGAGKTTVLDLICGRTKATGGTVKFKDKELLSMREDQIVNAGVGRKFQTPSVYEDLTVSENLELSYPKGHSVFGALMFRRDDLIQTRIIEIAKTIFLDNQLDEKAAFLSHGQKQWLEIGMLLIQDPELLMLDEPVAGMSVAERKKTAELLNRIIQDRSVIVIEHDMGFVADIATRVTVLHQGKTLSEGSMERVQNDPKVVEVYLGH; encoded by the coding sequence ATGTCAGACCGTTTCATTCTGAGCGTTGAGGAACTCACGGTGTCCTTCGATGGGTTCAAGGCCGTTGATGCACTCAGTTTCTATGTTGAACCAAACGAATGCCGGGTGATCATCGGGCCCAACGGGGCGGGCAAGACCACGGTGCTGGACCTCATTTGCGGGCGCACCAAGGCCACCGGCGGCACGGTCAAATTCAAGGACAAAGAGCTGCTGTCAATGCGCGAGGACCAGATCGTGAATGCGGGCGTTGGGCGCAAGTTTCAGACACCCAGCGTGTATGAAGACCTTACCGTCTCGGAAAATCTGGAACTTAGTTATCCCAAGGGCCACAGCGTTTTTGGTGCACTGATGTTCCGGCGCGACGATCTGATCCAGACCCGTATCATCGAAATCGCCAAGACGATCTTTCTCGACAACCAGCTTGATGAAAAGGCGGCGTTCCTGAGCCATGGGCAAAAGCAATGGTTGGAGATCGGGATGCTGCTGATCCAGGACCCGGAGCTGTTGATGCTGGACGAGCCGGTGGCGGGCATGTCGGTGGCCGAACGCAAGAAAACCGCAGAACTGCTGAACCGCATCATTCAGGATCGTTCGGTCATCGTGATCGAGCACGACATGGGGTTCGTCGCCGACATCGCGACCCGGGTTACGGTGCTGCACCAGGGCAAAACGCTCAGCGAAGGGTCAATGGAGCGTGTGCAGAACGATCCCAAAGTTGTCGAAGTCTATCTGGGTCATTGA
- the urtE gene encoding urea ABC transporter ATP-binding subunit UrtE — protein MLNVKSLRASYGESEVLHSLDLDVKPGEIVAIMGRNGMGKTTLMKTLMGIMPERGGEVQVGDTALTGLKSHQRVARGIAYVPQGRMIFSAMTVKENVETGLTVTGQKTVPDDIYELFPVLLEMKNRRGGNLSGGQQQQLAIARALASNPKVLLLDEPTEGIQPSIIREMARTLRKIRDQKGLSIVVSEQVLSFALDVADRVMVIENGRFVHDSPRDSLDEAKVTKFLSV, from the coding sequence ATGCTGAATGTCAAATCCCTGCGTGCCTCCTATGGCGAGAGCGAGGTGCTTCATAGCCTCGACCTTGATGTGAAACCGGGCGAAATTGTTGCCATCATGGGCCGCAACGGCATGGGCAAAACCACGCTGATGAAAACGCTGATGGGCATCATGCCCGAACGTGGCGGAGAGGTTCAAGTTGGTGACACGGCTCTCACCGGGCTCAAGTCACACCAACGCGTCGCCAGGGGCATCGCATATGTGCCGCAAGGCCGCATGATTTTTTCGGCCATGACGGTGAAGGAAAACGTGGAAACCGGGCTTACTGTCACGGGACAGAAAACCGTACCGGACGACATTTACGAACTGTTCCCGGTTCTGCTCGAGATGAAGAACCGGCGCGGCGGCAACCTGTCTGGTGGACAGCAGCAACAGCTCGCCATAGCACGGGCTCTGGCTTCAAACCCCAAAGTCCTTCTGCTTGATGAGCCGACCGAAGGCATCCAGCCCTCAATCATCCGCGAAATGGCCCGCACGCTGCGTAAAATCCGCGACCAAAAGGGCCTGAGCATCGTCGTTTCAGAACAGGTGCTAAGCTTTGCGCTCGATGTCGCCGACCGCGTCATGGTGATCGAGAATGGCCGCTTTGTTCATGACAGTCCGCGCGACAGCCTCGACGAGGCCAAGGTCACAAAATTCCTGTCCGTGTAG
- the fmdA gene encoding formamidase, with protein MPDTYQTPMASYSADTLIRVDLDESPHTNEKIHNRWHPDIPIVEWVDAGDDFIVEAYDWTGSQIANNDDAADVRDVELPQVHYLSGPIGVRGAQPGDLLVVELLDVGPLDRSQWGFNGVFSKNNGGGFLQEQFPTAQKSIWDFKGMFTSSRHVPGVRYAGLIHPGLIGTLPDRKMLDAWNTREKALFDTNPTRVPALAELPNTQAAHMGKMTGEARDAAAAEAARTLPPRENGGNCDIKDLSRGSVCYFPCYVEGGGLSMGDTHFSQGDGEITFCGGIEMASWLHVKVSIIKDGIAKYGVKNPMFKPSPITPKYDDYLIFEGISVDEDDNQHYVDMTEAYRQACLNAINYMTKFGYSREQGLAILGTAPVQGHVSGIVDYPNACATLWLPTDIFEGDLMPGPDGPTKYLDGSIDIPTAPDL; from the coding sequence ATGCCTGACACTTATCAAACACCTATGGCGTCTTATTCAGCGGACACGCTGATCCGGGTCGATCTGGATGAGAGCCCGCACACCAACGAGAAAATTCACAACCGTTGGCACCCGGATATCCCGATTGTCGAATGGGTTGATGCCGGTGACGATTTCATTGTCGAGGCCTATGACTGGACCGGCAGCCAAATTGCCAACAACGATGACGCCGCGGATGTGCGCGACGTGGAATTGCCGCAGGTGCACTACCTGTCCGGACCAATCGGCGTGCGCGGTGCGCAACCCGGCGATCTGCTGGTCGTCGAGCTGTTGGATGTTGGCCCACTGGACCGCAGCCAGTGGGGTTTCAACGGCGTCTTTTCCAAAAACAACGGCGGAGGTTTCCTGCAGGAGCAATTCCCGACCGCGCAGAAATCCATCTGGGATTTCAAGGGTATGTTCACCTCGTCGCGCCACGTTCCAGGCGTACGCTACGCGGGCCTCATTCATCCGGGTCTGATCGGCACATTGCCGGATCGCAAGATGCTGGACGCGTGGAACACCCGCGAAAAAGCGTTGTTCGACACGAACCCCACCCGCGTGCCAGCGTTGGCAGAACTGCCCAACACCCAAGCGGCCCATATGGGGAAAATGACCGGCGAGGCCCGTGATGCCGCCGCCGCCGAAGCGGCGCGCACATTGCCGCCCCGCGAGAACGGGGGGAATTGCGATATCAAGGACCTCAGCCGCGGCTCGGTCTGTTACTTCCCTTGCTATGTGGAGGGCGGCGGTCTTTCGATGGGCGACACCCACTTCAGTCAGGGCGACGGTGAGATTACCTTCTGCGGCGGTATCGAGATGGCCAGCTGGCTGCACGTCAAAGTCAGCATTATCAAGGACGGGATTGCGAAATACGGCGTCAAAAACCCGATGTTCAAACCATCGCCGATCACGCCGAAATATGACGATTATCTGATCTTCGAAGGCATCTCGGTCGATGAGGATGACAACCAACATTATGTCGATATGACCGAGGCGTACCGCCAGGCCTGCCTGAACGCGATTAACTACATGACCAAGTTCGGTTACTCGCGTGAACAGGGCCTCGCCATCCTTGGAACCGCGCCCGTGCAGGGACATGTGTCTGGCATCGTCGACTATCCAAATGCCTGCGCAACCCTCTGGCTGCCCACGGATATTTTCGAGGGCGACTTGATGCCGGGGCCGGACGGGCCAACGAAGTATCTCGACGGCTCAATCGACATCCCCACCGCGCCGGACCTCTAG
- a CDS encoding zinc ribbon domain-containing protein — protein MPLYDYICAEHGVFQEMAPVSRFDAPCACPVCGASSVRALTVPQLSTLAPLARKAHGVNERSSDSPRRAKANGLTPSGPRIRSKSHRAADGTKSTQSSRPWMLSH, from the coding sequence ATGCCCCTTTATGACTACATCTGTGCCGAACATGGCGTGTTTCAGGAAATGGCGCCTGTCAGCCGCTTTGACGCGCCGTGCGCCTGTCCCGTCTGCGGTGCAAGTTCCGTGCGCGCCCTGACCGTACCGCAGCTTTCAACGCTCGCTCCGCTTGCCCGTAAAGCGCACGGCGTCAACGAGCGTTCATCGGACAGCCCAAGGCGAGCCAAGGCGAATGGACTGACACCCTCGGGTCCCAGGATCCGCAGCAAATCTCACCGTGCGGCCGATGGGACGAAAAGCACGCAGTCGTCGCGTCCTTGGATGCTGTCTCATTGA
- a CDS encoding siderophore-interacting protein — protein sequence MALISRMAQTIRNVARRPAPRVLTVAQAWCLTPNMIRVVFAGPELDGFPTGREGGNCKLMIPDQDESKTDFAARLRDGPAPVRRTYTVRTFDAGRQELTIDFVAHGDEGPASRWASRAKPGDFLGFAGPSTPKVTQFDADWYLVAADPSAIPVAAATLEAMPRDAKGVAIFEVTAPEDKQKIAIPAGFDVHWLIHPDPHTPSRAQEDLIRSMDWPKGRVKTCIAGESGVIKSLRAFLMNERKLPKEDMYISGYWKIGLVEDEHQKAKRDGNA from the coding sequence ATGGCACTGATATCAAGGATGGCTCAAACCATACGTAACGTCGCCCGACGCCCGGCCCCCCGCGTGCTGACGGTTGCACAAGCGTGGTGCCTGACGCCGAACATGATCCGGGTTGTATTTGCCGGGCCGGAACTCGACGGATTCCCAACGGGGCGCGAGGGCGGGAACTGCAAACTGATGATCCCCGATCAGGATGAGTCGAAAACAGATTTCGCCGCACGCCTTCGTGACGGTCCAGCCCCGGTCCGCCGCACCTATACTGTTCGGACATTCGATGCTGGCCGCCAAGAGTTGACGATCGACTTCGTGGCCCATGGCGACGAGGGTCCAGCGTCACGATGGGCGAGCCGCGCAAAACCCGGTGACTTTCTCGGCTTTGCCGGGCCGAGCACGCCCAAAGTCACTCAGTTTGACGCGGATTGGTATCTTGTGGCGGCGGACCCTTCAGCCATCCCGGTCGCGGCGGCAACACTTGAGGCGATGCCACGCGACGCCAAAGGTGTGGCAATCTTCGAAGTGACCGCACCCGAGGACAAACAAAAGATCGCCATACCTGCCGGCTTCGATGTGCATTGGCTGATCCACCCTGATCCGCATACGCCGTCGCGTGCTCAGGAAGACCTCATTCGGTCGATGGACTGGCCCAAGGGCCGGGTCAAAACCTGTATTGCCGGTGAATCTGGCGTCATCAAATCGCTGCGCGCATTTCTGATGAACGAACGCAAATTGCCAAAGGAGGACATGTACATTTCAGGCTATTGGAAAATCGGTCTGGTCGAAGATGAGCATCAAAAGGCCAAGCGCGATGGAAATGCCTGA
- a CDS encoding nuclear transport factor 2 family protein, with translation MGQALDNVRAIYLEGIAGGNAREAVHKYTGHRYTQHSTGVADGADGFLAFFEPFVARNPKRDIEILRIFEDGPWVFCSAYQSLNDGAAEWVTMDMFYTDADGLILEHWDTIAPYVKDTRSGKDMVGGVRDVDAGADTVANKALVLEFTKQVCQEGRHNKIADFVAPDVVQHAPTIGAGRDGLAAWLASNDAGCYEMLFQLIGQGDFVVTYGKRRAQGKDIAVFDLYRVAGGKIVEHWMNAEDISPRADWGNSGKF, from the coding sequence ATGGGACAAGCACTCGACAATGTGCGCGCGATTTACCTGGAAGGGATTGCAGGCGGAAATGCGCGCGAGGCTGTGCATAAGTACACCGGCCATCGTTATACCCAGCATTCAACGGGCGTTGCCGATGGGGCCGATGGGTTTCTGGCGTTCTTTGAGCCCTTCGTCGCGCGCAATCCAAAGCGAGACATTGAGATCCTTCGGATCTTTGAAGACGGCCCATGGGTCTTTTGCAGCGCCTATCAATCGCTCAACGATGGGGCCGCGGAGTGGGTCACGATGGACATGTTCTATACGGATGCGGATGGGTTGATCCTTGAACATTGGGACACCATCGCACCTTACGTCAAAGACACGAGGTCCGGCAAAGACATGGTGGGCGGCGTACGCGATGTTGATGCAGGCGCAGACACTGTGGCGAACAAAGCGCTTGTGTTGGAATTCACGAAACAAGTTTGCCAAGAGGGCCGCCACAACAAGATCGCCGATTTTGTTGCGCCAGATGTCGTGCAACATGCCCCCACCATCGGCGCGGGGCGCGATGGGCTTGCCGCATGGCTCGCATCAAACGACGCCGGGTGTTACGAAATGCTGTTCCAGTTGATCGGCCAAGGTGATTTCGTCGTGACCTACGGAAAGCGCCGTGCGCAGGGCAAAGACATCGCCGTCTTCGACCTCTACCGCGTTGCAGGCGGTAAGATCGTTGAACATTGGATGAATGCCGAAGACATCAGCCCGCGTGCAGATTGGGGCAATTCCGGTAAATTCTGA
- a CDS encoding MBL fold metallo-hydrolase, giving the protein MTYALNRRALLQGATITAGAAGLIRGSFAPTPARAQGALPAGTVHAFVSSGVTFHTYVSPPQAVSVTSHVIELGDQILLVDATFLPPTAAEVAQLVASTGKPIHTAYVSHEHPDHWGGVSTFEGVEFVTLPDIREGLRVEATSGEQPEPTALLNGGDLALGMTDIGGVPIEFRAYENAEAPKAIVAVLPEQRVAVVQDLVYNGIYFAPGVDRKNWIATLEALRDDPAFDTLLVGHGLPTTRGELDTAIGYLKTLDAAWEAAATPDDVVGAMKAAYPGYGGAFLLGLTAAYWDK; this is encoded by the coding sequence ATGACGTATGCTTTGAACCGCCGCGCACTTTTGCAAGGGGCTACCATAACAGCAGGGGCTGCGGGCCTGATACGGGGCAGCTTTGCACCAACACCCGCGCGTGCACAGGGCGCGCTGCCTGCCGGGACCGTGCATGCGTTTGTGAGTTCAGGCGTGACCTTCCATACCTACGTGTCACCCCCGCAGGCCGTCAGCGTGACGTCGCATGTGATCGAACTTGGGGATCAGATCTTGCTGGTCGATGCCACATTCCTGCCACCGACCGCCGCCGAAGTGGCACAGCTTGTGGCATCGACGGGAAAGCCAATTCACACGGCGTATGTCAGCCACGAACATCCTGACCACTGGGGCGGGGTCAGCACGTTTGAGGGCGTGGAATTTGTGACCTTGCCGGACATCCGCGAAGGTCTGCGCGTTGAGGCGACCAGCGGAGAGCAGCCTGAGCCCACCGCGCTGCTCAATGGCGGCGATCTCGCACTTGGCATGACTGACATTGGCGGGGTTCCGATTGAATTCCGCGCCTACGAGAACGCCGAAGCCCCCAAAGCCATCGTCGCCGTCTTGCCCGAACAGCGCGTCGCCGTCGTGCAAGATCTCGTCTATAACGGCATCTACTTTGCCCCCGGGGTGGACCGCAAGAATTGGATCGCCACACTTGAAGCGTTGCGGGATGACCCCGCCTTTGACACCCTTCTGGTTGGCCACGGACTGCCTACAACGCGCGGTGAACTGGACACGGCCATCGGATACCTCAAAACACTTGATGCGGCATGGGAAGCGGCGGCCACACCGGATGATGTCGTCGGCGCGATGAAGGCCGCGTACCCCGGATATGGCGGCGCATTCCTCTTGGGCCTGACCGCCGCCTATTGGGACAAGTAA
- a CDS encoding nuclear transport factor 2 family protein yields the protein MDRRTVIKTTLAGALAASLATRASAQDMDATSQASFDTVMAFMGAMGSGDMEQMSALMADDMVWHNEGDTSLPWIGETVGKEKIFDFLGVFSANLRTTLWENTDAFASGDTVAVFGRMNGITTHSGAETGEFSFALRAKVRDGQVVLWHWHEDSFAISKAYHAE from the coding sequence ATGGATCGCAGAACCGTCATCAAAACCACCCTTGCGGGTGCGCTTGCCGCGAGCCTCGCAACCCGCGCAAGCGCGCAAGACATGGACGCAACAAGCCAAGCGTCTTTCGACACCGTCATGGCCTTCATGGGCGCTATGGGATCCGGTGACATGGAGCAAATGAGCGCACTGATGGCTGACGACATGGTGTGGCACAATGAAGGTGATACCAGCTTGCCATGGATCGGCGAAACCGTCGGGAAAGAGAAGATCTTTGACTTTCTCGGCGTGTTCTCAGCCAATTTGCGCACAACGCTCTGGGAAAATACAGATGCCTTTGCGTCCGGTGACACCGTTGCCGTCTTTGGGCGGATGAACGGGATCACCACCCATTCGGGCGCAGAAACCGGCGAGTTTAGCTTTGCACTGCGGGCCAAGGTGCGCGACGGACAGGTTGTGCTGTGGCACTGGCACGAGGACAGCTTTGCCATCTCCAAAGCCTATCACGCTGAATGA
- a CDS encoding LysR family transcriptional regulator, whose translation MIDKLRAIAIFSTVVNQGSFRGAAQHLGLAPSRVSETVSNLEKDLDVTLLYRSTRQLSLTHEGRLLHERAQAMVAAAESGLDAINPSSKHPQGTLRITTPAFVTQTALMDDFAAFGERYPKIDLHFDFSDTPRDLIKDGYDVSIRAGWLEDSEFMVRSIGVADRLLVASADYVKQRGTPSGPSDLEAWNWIRFSVRPDQTLLAHPSGQEAVITGKSHLTVNSADALYEFAARGLGVTSIPEHLACRGFDRGELVHVLPDWSLRPLGLYAVWPDHSRRENLTTLFVRFLAGDG comes from the coding sequence ATGATTGATAAGCTACGTGCTATCGCGATTTTCTCGACGGTTGTGAACCAAGGCTCTTTTCGGGGGGCCGCACAACATCTGGGCCTTGCACCCTCGCGGGTGAGCGAAACGGTATCCAATCTGGAAAAAGACCTTGATGTCACCCTGCTGTACAGGTCAACACGGCAGCTCTCGCTCACACATGAAGGCCGCCTGCTGCATGAGCGGGCACAGGCAATGGTGGCGGCCGCCGAAAGCGGGCTGGACGCGATCAACCCAAGCTCGAAACACCCGCAAGGCACCCTACGGATCACAACGCCGGCCTTTGTGACGCAAACTGCACTCATGGACGACTTTGCGGCCTTTGGTGAACGCTATCCGAAGATCGACTTGCACTTCGATTTTTCTGATACACCACGCGATCTCATCAAGGATGGCTATGACGTGTCGATCCGAGCCGGTTGGCTGGAAGACAGCGAATTCATGGTCCGCAGCATCGGAGTTGCCGACCGGCTTTTGGTGGCAAGCGCGGATTATGTGAAACAGCGGGGAACACCTTCTGGGCCTTCTGATCTAGAAGCCTGGAACTGGATCCGGTTTTCTGTACGCCCGGATCAAACACTGTTGGCACATCCGAGCGGACAGGAGGCCGTCATCACAGGCAAGTCGCATCTCACGGTCAACTCTGCCGATGCCCTTTACGAGTTTGCCGCGCGCGGTCTTGGTGTGACGTCAATACCAGAACACCTCGCGTGCCGCGGCTTTGACCGTGGCGAGTTGGTACATGTCTTGCCAGACTGGTCGTTACGGCCGCTTGGTCTCTATGCGGTTTGGCCGGATCACTCCCGAAGGGAAAACTTGACCACTTTGTTTGTCAGGTTTCTCGCAGGTGATGGGTAA